Proteins co-encoded in one Brassica rapa cultivar Chiifu-401-42 chromosome A02, CAAS_Brap_v3.01, whole genome shotgun sequence genomic window:
- the LOC103851088 gene encoding uncharacterized protein LOC103851088 isoform X2 gives MEKRKVVMCGVLSLLGLLSALTAFAAEATKKSQANVTTSGSLTRCSYHRSPAYNLGFASAVFLMMAQIIASVGSGCFCCRKGPAPSRSKWIISLICFIVSWFTFVIAFLVLLSGAALNDEHAEEAAFPDAYFCYTVGTGVFSTGSVLSLVTIALGIVYYLCLNSSNQNVGVTRTVANQGGGIAMGQPQIPERGEDPVFVHEDTYMRRQFT, from the exons atggagaagagaAAGGTAGTGATGTGTGGTGTGTTATCTCTTCTGGGTTTATTATCAGCTCTTACTGCCTTTGCTGCTGAAGCTACCAAA AAATCTCAGGCCAATGTTACCACCTCTGGTTCACTCACACGATGCTCTTATCACAGAAGCCCTGCTTACAATCTAGGCTTCGCGTCAGCTGTCTTTCTAATGATGGCTCAGATCATCGCCAGCGTTGGAAGCGGTTGTTTCTGTTGTAGAAAAGGTCCTGCTCCTTCAAGATCCAAGTGGATCATCTCCTTAATCTGCTTCATTGTCTCCTG GTTCACTTTTGTGATAGCTTTCCTCGTGCTTCTATCTGGAGCTGCACTAAACGATGAACACGCCGAGGAGGCAGCGTTTCCGGATGCCTACTTCTGCTACACTGTCGGTACTGGCGTTTTCTCTACCGGTTCTGTGCTGTCGCTTGTCACTATTGCGCTCGGGATTGTTTACTATCTATGTTTGAATTCGAGTAACCAAAACGTTGGTGTCACAAGGACGGTGGCTAACCAAGGAGGAGGAATAGCAATGGGACAGCCTCAGATTCCAGAGAGAGGAGAAGATCCTGTCTTTGTTCATGAAGATACTTACATGAGAAGACAGTTCACTTAA
- the NIT-T1 gene encoding nitrilase 2-like (The RefSeq protein has 1 substitution compared to this genomic sequence): MATAPKATTPGPCDFPSTIVRATIVQASTVYNDTPKTIEKAGEFIAQAAADGAQLVVFPEAYIGGYPRGYRFGIGVGVHNEAGRDCFRKYHASAIVVPGPEVDKLAEMARKNKVYLVMGAMEKDGYTLYCTALFFSSEGRFLGKHRKVMPTSLERCIWGYGDGSTIPVYDTPLGKLGAAICWENRMPLYRTSLYGQGIELYCAPTADGSKEWQSSMMHIAIEGGCFVMSACQFCVRKDFPDHADYLFTDWYPEQHEEAVVSQGGSVIISPLGKILAGPNFESEGLITADLDLGDIARAKLYFDVVGHYSRPDIFNLRVNDNQNKPVTFVSKSVKAEDDSEPQNK; encoded by the exons ATGGCAACAGCTCCCAAAGCCACTACTCCGGGTCCTTGCGATTTCCCATCCACCATCGTTCGAGCTACCATCGTGCAGGCTTCCACTGTCTATAATGATACTCCCAAAACTATAG AAAAGGCGGGAGAGTTTATTGCGCAGGCGGCGGCCGACGGAGCGCAGCTGGTGGTGTTCCCCGAGGCGTATATCGGTGGCTATCCTCGTGGATATAGGTTCGGCATAGGGGTTGGCGTTCATAACGAGGCTGGTCGTGACTGTTTCCGCAAATATCATGCTTCTGCCATTGTGGTTCCTG GACCTGAAGTGGACAAGCTGGCGGAGATGGCTAGGAAAAACAAAGTGTACTTGGTGATGGGAGCGATGGAGAAGGACGGATACACACTCTATTGCACAGCCCTTTTCTTCAGTTCTGAAGGTCGCTTCTTGGGCAAGCACCGTAAAGTCATGCCAACATCTCTCGAACGTTGCATCTGGGGTTACGGTGATGGATCAACCATCCCTGTCTATGACACTCCCCTTGGCAAACTCGGTGCTGCTATTTGCTGGGAAAATAGGATGCCCCTCTACAGAACTTCCTTGTACGGACAAG GAATTGAATTATATTGTGCACCTACTGCTGACGGTTCCAAGGAATGGCAATCATCGATGATGCACATTGCAATCGAGGGTGGATGCTTCGTGATGTCGGCTTGCCAGTTCTGCGTGCGTAAAGATTTTCCTGACCATGCTGATTACTTGTTCACCGACTGGTACCCAGAGCAACACGAAGAGGCTATTGTCTCCCAGGGTGGTAGTGTCATTATTTCCCCATTGGGAAAGATTCTCGCCGGGCCAAACTTTGAATCAGAGGGTCTCATAACAGCTGATCTTG ATCTTGGCGATATCGCAAGAGCCAAGTTATACTTCGATGTGGTGGGGCATTACTCAAGGCCAGATATATTTAACTTGAGAGTAAATGATAACCAAAATAAACCGGTTACATTCGTGTCCAAGTCGGTGAAAGCTGAGGATGATTCAGAGCCGCAAAACAAGTAA
- the LOC103851083 gene encoding uncharacterized protein LOC103851083 isoform X1 has translation MASSSAVSGATVSSFFTKTSSASNPSPKLHSSSPLFPQKTVFQGVSLEDSKKSVSEIFAVSDRKIGGLNLSRRFEVKARTAASKTIEVEVDKPLGLTLGQKQGGGVVITGVEGGGNAAKAGLKSGDQVLYTSSFFGDELWPADKLGFTKTAIQAKPDSVYFVVSRGGADVDVKKLNKRPAPPRFGRKLTETQKARATHICLDCGFIYTLPKPFDEQPDTYVCPQCIAPKKRFARYDVNTGKAIGGGLPPIGVIVGLLAGLGAVGALLVYGLQ, from the exons ATGGCATCGTCTAGTGCGGTTTCAGGAGCTACTGTCTCGTCCTTCTTCACCAAAACATCTTCAGCCTCAAACCCATCTCCCAAACTCCACTCCTCGTCTCCTCTCTTCCCCCAG AAAACTGTGTTTCAGGGAGTTTCGTTGGAAGATTCGAAGAAGAGTGTATCAGAGATCTTCGCTGTCTCCGACAGAAAGATCGGTGGGTTAAACCTGTCAAGAAGATTCGAAGTCAAAGCGAGAACAGCAGCTTCTAAGACCATAGAGGTTGAAGTGGACAAGCCTTTGGGTCTGACTCTTGGACAGAAGCAAGGTGGTGGAGTTGTCATCACT ggTGTGGAAGGAGGTGGCAACGCAGCAAAAGCTGGGCTTAAATCTGGAGATCAAGTTCTGTACACAAGCAGCTTCTTTGGAGATGAGCTTTGGCCTGCTGATAAGTTGGGGTTCACTAAAACAGCTATTCAGGCAAAACCTGATTCTGTCTACTTTGTCGTCAGCAG AGGTGGTGCGGATGTTGATGTGAAGAAGCTAAATAAGCGTCCGGCTCCTCCTCGGTTTGGAAGAAAGTTAACCGAGACTCAGAAG GCAAGAGCTACTCACATTTGTCTTGATTGTGGATTCATATACACTTTACCAAAGCCTTTTGATGAACAA CCGGATACATACGTATGTCCACAATGTATAGCACCAAAGAAAAGGTTTGCGAGGTATGATGTGAACACAGGGAAGGCCATAGGAGGAGGACTGCCTCCGATCGGTGTTATTGTTGGCTTATTGGCCGGTCTTGGAGCTGTTGGAGCTCTGCTTGTGTATGGTCTTCAGTGa
- the LOC103851088 gene encoding uncharacterized protein LOC103851088 isoform X1, with protein sequence MEKRKVVMCGVLSLLGLLSALTAFAAEATKVKKSQANVTTSGSLTRCSYHRSPAYNLGFASAVFLMMAQIIASVGSGCFCCRKGPAPSRSKWIISLICFIVSWFTFVIAFLVLLSGAALNDEHAEEAAFPDAYFCYTVGTGVFSTGSVLSLVTIALGIVYYLCLNSSNQNVGVTRTVANQGGGIAMGQPQIPERGEDPVFVHEDTYMRRQFT encoded by the exons atggagaagagaAAGGTAGTGATGTGTGGTGTGTTATCTCTTCTGGGTTTATTATCAGCTCTTACTGCCTTTGCTGCTGAAGCTACCAAAGTCAAG AAATCTCAGGCCAATGTTACCACCTCTGGTTCACTCACACGATGCTCTTATCACAGAAGCCCTGCTTACAATCTAGGCTTCGCGTCAGCTGTCTTTCTAATGATGGCTCAGATCATCGCCAGCGTTGGAAGCGGTTGTTTCTGTTGTAGAAAAGGTCCTGCTCCTTCAAGATCCAAGTGGATCATCTCCTTAATCTGCTTCATTGTCTCCTG GTTCACTTTTGTGATAGCTTTCCTCGTGCTTCTATCTGGAGCTGCACTAAACGATGAACACGCCGAGGAGGCAGCGTTTCCGGATGCCTACTTCTGCTACACTGTCGGTACTGGCGTTTTCTCTACCGGTTCTGTGCTGTCGCTTGTCACTATTGCGCTCGGGATTGTTTACTATCTATGTTTGAATTCGAGTAACCAAAACGTTGGTGTCACAAGGACGGTGGCTAACCAAGGAGGAGGAATAGCAATGGGACAGCCTCAGATTCCAGAGAGAGGAGAAGATCCTGTCTTTGTTCATGAAGATACTTACATGAGAAGACAGTTCACTTAA
- the LOC103851089 gene encoding glutathione S-transferase F12: MVVKLYGLVTAACPQRVLLCFLEKEIEFEIVHVDLDTLEQKKPEHLLRQPFGQVPAIEDGDFKLFESRAIARYYATKYSNQGTNLLGKSLEHRAIVDQWADVETHYFNVLAFPIVLNLVIKPRLGEECDAVLVEELKAKLGVVLDIYENRLASNRFLAGDEFTMADLTHMPAMGYLMRTDVNQMVKARVNMNRWWEELTARPAWKKLMKMAGFEA, translated from the exons ATGGTTGTGAAACTATACGGTCTGGTAACTGCAGCTTGTCCACAAAGAGTCTTGCTTTGTTTTTTGGAGAAAGAAATTGAGTTTGAGATTGTTCATGTCGACCTTGATACATTAGAGCAGAAGAAACCAGAACATCTTCTTCGTCag CCATTTGGTCAAGTCCCAGCCATAGAAGATGGAGATTTCAAGCTATTCG AATCTAGAGCCATTGCGAGATACTATGCGACCAAATACTCCAACCAAGGCACGAACCTTTTGGGCAAGTCACTAGAGCACCGAGCCATCGTGGACCAGTGGGCCGACGTGGAGACCCATTACTTTAACGTTCTGGCGTTCCCCATTGTGCTTAACCTAGTCATCAAGCCCAGGTTAGGCGAAGAATGTGACGCCGTTTTGGTCGAGGAGCTCAAGGCGAAGCTAGGGGTGGTCTTGGACATATACGAGAATCGGCTTGCGTCGAACCGGTTTTTGGCTGGTGATGAATTCACTATGGCTGATTTGACGCACATGCCAGCGATGGGATACTTGATGCGTACCGATGTAAACCAGATGGTTAAGGCTCGAGTGAATATGAACCGATGGTGGGAAGAGCTTACCGCTAGACCGGCTTGGAAGAAGCTTATGAAGATGGCTGGTTTTGAAGCTTGA
- the LOC103851082 gene encoding uncharacterized protein LOC103851082 isoform X1 — protein MDFHSLLRRDLQFLCKRNKIPANMTNLAMADALKSLEIVEGLDEYMNQNDANVLQSPASVAKLPQSTVTRTTRRKTAMKAEPQSSSQLVNRLKSKSLDGEMEQEQKTNNVKFEASVAKTPAARSTRKASVAASCKSKVQESKEGELVQSAYSTRRSTRLLEKCMADLSLMTKETEQKVSAQEKNLDGSEERSEEAEVVPGRDLSASMEKEWENSDQVIEGLEISVENTETMEVMTDEKAESEKNLVQEDKQEETLQTNEAICEEGAEKKETDEEILENCVDFDEIPVLEHANTETNNDNKELKDIQAFEPEKVNIFHEETVVGEPDGDSETEPEEEDSGVDSDNTISEADSIQAGHQETEKEIQGNDPCLDHCVDLGEIPVLEHANTETNNDNKELKDIQAFEPEKVNIFHEETVVDQADGDLETEPEEEDSGVVDSDSTISEADSNQAGHQETEKEIQGNDSETVKINTFDEATMVDQTESEEDDSGVDSDDTISEADSNQAVQGSDIAEEEMILSESEGSVTAPTSPSLLVEEAKVKTAPLSPFAAESISAQFPRPNKLAATIPSKNSAMKLVSVDNNNKENNMEMMVSVSDNGEINTEAKKQKKKVEFDEENLKDVSIRQLVKLVKELSIKGSNNRTALQMLPGNNQITE, from the exons ATGGATTTCCACAGCCTTCTCAGAAGAGACCTTCAATTTCTCTGCAAGAGGAACAAGATCCCAGCCAACATGACCAATCTCGCCATGGCCGATGCTCTCAAATCTCTTGAGATC GTTGAAGGTCTTGATGAATACATGAACCAGAACGACGCCAATGTTCTTCAGTCTCCAGCCAGTGTAGCCAAGCTCCCGCAGAGTACTGTAACCAGAACAACTCGAAGGAAGACGGCGATGAAGGCTGAGCCTCAGTCATCATCACAGTTGGTGAACCGTTTGAAGAGCAAGTCTCTTGATGGAGAAATGGAACAAGAACAGAAGACTAACAATGTCAAGTTTGAAGCCAGTGTGGCTAAAACTCCTGCGGCACGAAGCACAAGAAAGGCTTCGGTAGCAGCTTCTTGTAAGAGTAAAGTTCAGGAGAGCAAGGAGGGTGAGTTGGTTCAGTCAGCGTACAGCACGAGGAGATCAACCAGGCTGTTGGAGAAATGTATGGCTGATTTGAGTTTGATGACTaaagaaacagagcaaaaaGTATCTGCTCAGGAGAAGAATTTGGATG GTTCAGAGGAGAGAAGTGAGGAAGCTGAAGTTGTCCCAGGAAGAGATTTAAGTGCTTCCATGGAGAAAGAATGGGAGAACAGTGACCAAGTGATTGAAGGTCTTGAGATATCTGTTGAAAACACTGAGACCATGGAAGTTATGACTGATGAAAAAG CAGAATCAGAGAAAAATTTAGTCCAAGAAGACAAACAAGAAGAAACATTGCAGACTAATGAAGCTATTTGTGAGGAAGGTGCAGAGAAGAAGGAAACTGACGAGGAGATTCTTGAGAATTGTGTTGATTTTGATGAGATTCCTGTCTTGGAACATGCCAACACCGAGACAAACAATGATAATAAAG AGTTGAAGGACATTCAAGCTTTCGAGCCTGAGAAGGTCAACATTTTCCATGAAGAAACAGTTGTCGGCGAACCTGATGGTGATTCAGAAACtgaaccagaagaagaagattctgGTGTTGACTCAGACAACACTATCTCTGAAGCTGATTCAATCCAAGCCGGCCACCAAGAAACAGAAAAGGAGATTCAGGGGAATGATCCCTGTCTTGATCATTGTGTTGATCTTGGTGAGATTCCTGTCTTGGAACATGCCAACACCGAGACAAACAATGATAACAAAG AGTTGAAGGACATTCAAGCTTTCGAGCCTGAGAAAGTCAACATTTTCCATGAAGAAACAGTTGTTGACCAAGCTGATGGTGATTTAGAAACtgaaccagaagaagaagattccGGTGTTGTTGACTCAGACAGCACTATCTCTGAAGCTGATTCAAACCAAGCCGGCCACCAAGAAACAGAAAAGGAGATTCAGGGGAATGATTCAGAGACTGTGAAAATCaacacttttgatgaagctACAATGGTGGACCAAActgaatctgaagaagatgattcTGGTGTTGACTCAGATGACACTATCTCTGAGGCTGATTCAAACCAAGCCGTACAGGGATCTGACATCGCTGAGGAAGAGATGATTTTATCTGAATCAGAAGGTTCTGTAACTGCTCCAACTTCTCCTTCTCTTCTGGTTGAAGAGGCTAAAGTCAAAACAGCTCCACTATCTCCATTCGCAGCAGAATCAATCTCAGCTCAGTTTCCGAGACCAAACAAATTAGCAGCAACAATCCCATCAAAGAACTCGGCTATGAAGCTGGTCAGTGTCGACAACAATAACAAGGAGAACAACatggagatgatggtgagtGTTAGTGACAATGGAGAGATCAACACTGAGGctaagaagcagaagaagaaggtggAGTTCGATGAAGAGAACTTGAAAGATGTTAGCATAAGGCAACTTGTGAAGCTGGTGAAGGAGCTTTCTATAAAGGGCAGTAACAACAGAACAGCATTGCAGATGTTGCCTGGTAATAATCAGATTACAGAGTAG
- the LOC103851087 gene encoding probable polygalacturonase At3g15720 has translation MNKSLLFFVFLCLLIQISKLGFCLERKAHNGNNGLKRHGFISVTSFGAVGDGKADDTKAFLKAWKAVCKGGSRGKTNFVVPLGKTFMLKPLTFEGPCKSSSITFLIRGNLVAPGYTWHAGNYPAWISFDSIYGLAITGGGTINGRGSVWWRNVQHRPTAMHFNNCNGLHISNLHHLNSPRNHISLSCSENISLSGLNMTAPGDSPNTDGIDISNCRGVDIRDSVIATGDDCIAINGGSSYINITGIFCGPGHGISVGSLGQNGHFSAVEEVRVKNCTLSNTKNGVRIKTFQNGLGFARKISFEDIKMVASENPIIIEQNYHDQGKNGDVSFEYSNHQSCHVNRLYQTESGSGNGRGVRVSDVRYSRIQGSSASSEAITMNCDANLGCVDIVMDHVNIVSAKSGHKVSASCKNVHGKYFDSVISCQKKH, from the exons ATGAACAAATCTTTGTTGTTCTTCGTCTTTTTATGCTTGCTTATTCAAATAAGCAAATTAGGTTTCTGCTTAGAAAGAAAAGCTCATAATGGTAATAATGGACTGAAACGCCATGGATTCATAAGTGTCACTAGCTTCGGAGCTGTTGGCGATGGGAAGGCTGATGATActaag gCATTTCTTAAGGCGTGGAAAGCTGTATGTAAGGGAGGAAGTAGAGGGAAGACAAATTTTGTAGTGCCTCTAGGAAAAACGTTCATGCTTAAGCCTCTTACATTCGAAGGTCCCTGCAAGTCTTCCTCCATCACCTTTTTG ATAAGAGGCAATCTTGTTGCGCCGGGTTACACTTGGCATGCGGGAAACTACCCTGCATGGATAAGTTTTGATAGTATATACGGCCTAGCTATCACCGGAGGCGGCACCATCAACGGCCGTGGTTCTGTGTGGTGGAGAAACGTTCAGCATCGTCCCACA GCAATGCATTTCAACAACTGTAATGGTCTTCACATCTCTAATCTCCATCACTTGAACAGTCCTCGTAACCACATAAGTCTAAGCTGCTCAGAGAACATCAGCCTCTCGGGTCTAAACATGACTGCGCCTGGTGATAGTCCTAATACGGATGGTATAGACATATCAAACTGTAGAGGAGTCGACATACGTGACTCTGTGATTGCCACTGGGGATGACTGCATTGCCATTAACGGAGGTTCATCTTATATCAACATAACCGGCATTTTTTGCGGCCCCGGTCATGGCATCAG CGTAGGAAGCCTTGGACAAAATGGACATTTTTCAGCCGTTGAAGAGGTGAGAGTAAAGAACTGTACTTTGTCAAACACAAAGAACGGTGTCCGGATCAAGACATTCCAG AATGGATTAGGATTCGCTCGGAAAATCTCATTTGAGGATATTAAAATGGTGGCTTCAGAGAACCCTATAATCATCGAACAGAACTACCACGACCAGGGCAAGAACGGAGACGTAAGCTTTGAATACAGTAACCACCAAAGCTGTCATGTAAATCGCTTGTACCAGACCGAGTCTGGTTCTGGCAATGGCAGAGGCGTGAGAGTGAGCGATGTGCGTTACAGTAGAATACAAGGTTCATCCGCGAGTAGTGAAGCCATCACAATGAACTGCGATGCGAACTTGGGATGTGTGGATATTGTGATGGACCATGTGAATATCGTTTCGGCTAAATCAGGTCACAAGGTGTCTGCTTCTTGCAAGAATGTTCATGGGAAGTACTTTGATTCCGTTATTAGCTGTCAGAAAAAGCATTAG
- the LOC103851083 gene encoding uncharacterized protein LOC103851083 isoform X2 — protein sequence MASSSAVSGATVSSFFTKTSSASNPSPKLHSSSPLFPQKTVFQGVSLEDSKKSVSEIFAVSDRKIGGLNLSRRFEVKARTAASKTIEVEVDKPLGLTLGQKQGGGVVITGVEGGGNAAKAGLKSGDQVLYTSSFFGDELWPADKLGFTKTAIQAKPDSVYFVVSRGGADVDVKKLNKRPAPPRFGRKLTETQKAKLLTFVLIVDSYTLYQSLLMNNRIHTYVHNV from the exons ATGGCATCGTCTAGTGCGGTTTCAGGAGCTACTGTCTCGTCCTTCTTCACCAAAACATCTTCAGCCTCAAACCCATCTCCCAAACTCCACTCCTCGTCTCCTCTCTTCCCCCAG AAAACTGTGTTTCAGGGAGTTTCGTTGGAAGATTCGAAGAAGAGTGTATCAGAGATCTTCGCTGTCTCCGACAGAAAGATCGGTGGGTTAAACCTGTCAAGAAGATTCGAAGTCAAAGCGAGAACAGCAGCTTCTAAGACCATAGAGGTTGAAGTGGACAAGCCTTTGGGTCTGACTCTTGGACAGAAGCAAGGTGGTGGAGTTGTCATCACT ggTGTGGAAGGAGGTGGCAACGCAGCAAAAGCTGGGCTTAAATCTGGAGATCAAGTTCTGTACACAAGCAGCTTCTTTGGAGATGAGCTTTGGCCTGCTGATAAGTTGGGGTTCACTAAAACAGCTATTCAGGCAAAACCTGATTCTGTCTACTTTGTCGTCAGCAG AGGTGGTGCGGATGTTGATGTGAAGAAGCTAAATAAGCGTCCGGCTCCTCCTCGGTTTGGAAGAAAGTTAACCGAGACTCAGAAGGCTA AGCTACTCACATTTGTCTTGATTGTGGATTCATATACACTTTACCAAAGCCTTTTGATGAACAA CCGGATACATACGTATGTCCACAATGTATAG
- the LOC103851082 gene encoding uncharacterized protein LOC103851082 isoform X2, giving the protein MDFHSLLRRDLQFLCKRNKIPANMTNLAMADALKSLEIVEGLDEYMNQNDANVLQSPASVAKLPQSTVTRTTRRKTAMKAEPQSSSQLVNRLKSKSLDGEMEQEQKTNNVKFEASVAKTPAARSTRKASVAASCKSKVQESKEGELVQSAYSTRRSTRLLEKCMADLSLMTKETEQKVSAQEKNLDGSEERSEEAEVVPGRDLSASMEKEWENSDQVIEGLEISVENTETMEVMTDEKESEKNLVQEDKQEETLQTNEAICEEGAEKKETDEEILENCVDFDEIPVLEHANTETNNDNKELKDIQAFEPEKVNIFHEETVVGEPDGDSETEPEEEDSGVDSDNTISEADSIQAGHQETEKEIQGNDPCLDHCVDLGEIPVLEHANTETNNDNKELKDIQAFEPEKVNIFHEETVVDQADGDLETEPEEEDSGVVDSDSTISEADSNQAGHQETEKEIQGNDSETVKINTFDEATMVDQTESEEDDSGVDSDDTISEADSNQAVQGSDIAEEEMILSESEGSVTAPTSPSLLVEEAKVKTAPLSPFAAESISAQFPRPNKLAATIPSKNSAMKLVSVDNNNKENNMEMMVSVSDNGEINTEAKKQKKKVEFDEENLKDVSIRQLVKLVKELSIKGSNNRTALQMLPGNNQITE; this is encoded by the exons ATGGATTTCCACAGCCTTCTCAGAAGAGACCTTCAATTTCTCTGCAAGAGGAACAAGATCCCAGCCAACATGACCAATCTCGCCATGGCCGATGCTCTCAAATCTCTTGAGATC GTTGAAGGTCTTGATGAATACATGAACCAGAACGACGCCAATGTTCTTCAGTCTCCAGCCAGTGTAGCCAAGCTCCCGCAGAGTACTGTAACCAGAACAACTCGAAGGAAGACGGCGATGAAGGCTGAGCCTCAGTCATCATCACAGTTGGTGAACCGTTTGAAGAGCAAGTCTCTTGATGGAGAAATGGAACAAGAACAGAAGACTAACAATGTCAAGTTTGAAGCCAGTGTGGCTAAAACTCCTGCGGCACGAAGCACAAGAAAGGCTTCGGTAGCAGCTTCTTGTAAGAGTAAAGTTCAGGAGAGCAAGGAGGGTGAGTTGGTTCAGTCAGCGTACAGCACGAGGAGATCAACCAGGCTGTTGGAGAAATGTATGGCTGATTTGAGTTTGATGACTaaagaaacagagcaaaaaGTATCTGCTCAGGAGAAGAATTTGGATG GTTCAGAGGAGAGAAGTGAGGAAGCTGAAGTTGTCCCAGGAAGAGATTTAAGTGCTTCCATGGAGAAAGAATGGGAGAACAGTGACCAAGTGATTGAAGGTCTTGAGATATCTGTTGAAAACACTGAGACCATGGAAGTTATGACTGATGAAAAAG AATCAGAGAAAAATTTAGTCCAAGAAGACAAACAAGAAGAAACATTGCAGACTAATGAAGCTATTTGTGAGGAAGGTGCAGAGAAGAAGGAAACTGACGAGGAGATTCTTGAGAATTGTGTTGATTTTGATGAGATTCCTGTCTTGGAACATGCCAACACCGAGACAAACAATGATAATAAAG AGTTGAAGGACATTCAAGCTTTCGAGCCTGAGAAGGTCAACATTTTCCATGAAGAAACAGTTGTCGGCGAACCTGATGGTGATTCAGAAACtgaaccagaagaagaagattctgGTGTTGACTCAGACAACACTATCTCTGAAGCTGATTCAATCCAAGCCGGCCACCAAGAAACAGAAAAGGAGATTCAGGGGAATGATCCCTGTCTTGATCATTGTGTTGATCTTGGTGAGATTCCTGTCTTGGAACATGCCAACACCGAGACAAACAATGATAACAAAG AGTTGAAGGACATTCAAGCTTTCGAGCCTGAGAAAGTCAACATTTTCCATGAAGAAACAGTTGTTGACCAAGCTGATGGTGATTTAGAAACtgaaccagaagaagaagattccGGTGTTGTTGACTCAGACAGCACTATCTCTGAAGCTGATTCAAACCAAGCCGGCCACCAAGAAACAGAAAAGGAGATTCAGGGGAATGATTCAGAGACTGTGAAAATCaacacttttgatgaagctACAATGGTGGACCAAActgaatctgaagaagatgattcTGGTGTTGACTCAGATGACACTATCTCTGAGGCTGATTCAAACCAAGCCGTACAGGGATCTGACATCGCTGAGGAAGAGATGATTTTATCTGAATCAGAAGGTTCTGTAACTGCTCCAACTTCTCCTTCTCTTCTGGTTGAAGAGGCTAAAGTCAAAACAGCTCCACTATCTCCATTCGCAGCAGAATCAATCTCAGCTCAGTTTCCGAGACCAAACAAATTAGCAGCAACAATCCCATCAAAGAACTCGGCTATGAAGCTGGTCAGTGTCGACAACAATAACAAGGAGAACAACatggagatgatggtgagtGTTAGTGACAATGGAGAGATCAACACTGAGGctaagaagcagaagaagaaggtggAGTTCGATGAAGAGAACTTGAAAGATGTTAGCATAAGGCAACTTGTGAAGCTGGTGAAGGAGCTTTCTATAAAGGGCAGTAACAACAGAACAGCATTGCAGATGTTGCCTGGTAATAATCAGATTACAGAGTAG
- the LOC103851086 gene encoding uncharacterized protein LOC103851086: MALEWVVLGYAAAAEAIMVILLTMPGLDALRKGLIAVTRNLLKPFLSIIPFCLFLLMDIYWKYETRPSCDGDSCTPSEHLRHQKSIMKSQRNALLIASALVFYWILYSVTNLVVRIEQLNQRVERLRKRE, from the coding sequence ATGGCTCTCGAGTGGGTTGTCCTAGGCTACGCAGCCGCCGCCGAAGCGATCATGGTGATCCTCCTAACGATGCCTGGACTCGACGCGCTCCGCAAAGGCTTGATCGCCGTCACGCGCAACCTCCTGAAGCCGTTCCTCTCGATCATCCCCTTCTGCCTCTTCCTCCTCATGGATATCTACTGGAAGTACGAGACTCGTCCCTCCTGCGACGGCGACTCGTGCACCCCTTCCGAGCACCTCCGTCACCAGAAGTCGATCATGAAGTCCCAGAGGAACGCGCTCCTGATCGCGTCGGCGCTTGTGTTCTACTGGATTCTGTATTCCGTTACGAATCTTGTGGTTAGGATCGAGCAGCTTAACCAGAGGGTTGAGAGGCTTAGGAAGAGGGAGTAA